The Microcystis panniformis FACHB-1757 region ATTCCCATCGGTGCAGCTTTAGCTCAAACCAGTAATCTCGCCCTATTGGGACAGGAACAGGTGATCGGTGTCAAGATGGCTGAAACATATTTTAATAAAAAGGGCGGAGTCAATGGAACACCGATTAAAGTTATTATCCAGGATGTGGCCGGGGATGAACAGGGCGCGATCAACGCCATAAATACCCTAATTACTCAAGATAAAGTGGTGGGTATTCTCGGTCCGTCCCTGTCCCAGCAAGCTTTTGCCGCTAGTCCGATCGCCGATCGAGCCAAAGTTCCCATTCTCGGCCCGTCTAACACGGCTAAAGGTATCCCCCAGATCGGTGAATATGTAGGTAGGGTGTCCGCTCCTGTGGCTGTGGTCGCTCCCAATGCGGTTAAAACTGCTTTAAAAATCGATCCCAAGATTAAAAAAGTGGCTGTCTTTTTTGCCCAAAATGATGCTTTTAGTAAATCGGAAACGGAAACTTTTCAAGAAACCCTAAAGAGTTTAAATCTTGATATTGTCACCGTGCAGAAATTCCAAACCACCGATACAGATTTTCAAAACCAAGCCACCGCCGCTATTAATATTAAACCAGATTTAGTGGTTATTTCTGGTTTGGTTGCTGACGGGGGCAATTTGGTCAAACAGTTGCGACAATTAGGTTATCAGGGGTTAATTATTGGGGGCAATGGTTTAAATACTTCTAATATTTTCCCGGTTTGTCAAGCTCAATGTGATGGTATTCTCATCGCTCAAGCTTATAATCCGGAATTAGATAATCCTATTAATCGGGATTTTGTCGCCGCTTATACAGCAGAAAATAAAAAAGCACCGCCCCAATTTACTGCTCAAGCTTTTACGGGAATTCAAGTTTTTGTCGAGGCCTTAAAACGAGTAGATGATAAAAATAAACTCAGTACACTTTCCCTCGAACAAATTCGCCAACAATTAAATCAGGAAATTTTAGCGGGTAAGTATGTCACTGTCCTGGGAGATATTGCTTTTACTCCCGAAGGGGAAATCATTCAGGATAAATTCTCCGTGGCACAAATTAAAATGGATGCCGATGGTAAAAATGGTAAATTTACTTTTGTGAAAAATTAATCAGTAAAGGGTTCTTCTCATTTCCATCTCGTTGCCAGTCCCTCCCTTGCAACGCACTTCCAGAACGTAGGTTGGGTTGAAGCATGAAACCCAACGTCCGATCATGTTGCGCCACCGCTAACCCATCCTACAAATAATTGTGCCTCCCTACTTACCTCGTTGCAAGCATCTCCCTTGCAACGCACTTCCAGAGGTTCTAGTTCTTGTGTAACCCATCAGGGAAGGGAGGAATATCCTCCCTTTTCTCGTGCCAATGTAGAACCTTGGCACGAGACAAAAGGAATAGGATCAAGGTTATTTCTGTCCCTTTTTCTTATTTTTGCGGGACTTATTTTTTCTGACTATTCTTAGCAAGTTTCCGCCGCAAGCCGGTACCGAATCCGATAACGGTTACTAAACCTAACATGGCTAGAGGTTCAGATTCGGGTACGGGTACGGGTACGGCTACGGTACTCACTATTAAATCATCAAAGGCAATATCAGAACTATCGTTAGGAGTCCCAAGTATTCCCAAAATCTCAAGAGTGCTTTGACCACTGGTTGCCGTGAATGTGAAATTACCCGAGCTATTGATCCCAAACTATTAATTTTTTGTTTTCGTTAGAGACGGTTTTATTACTAGGATTAATTACAAACTGACGACCACAATCTTTACCCTTACGTTTTGGTTTGCCATTATGTGTAGAACCATTTTTGATGGTATGGCAAGAACCCCATTTAGGACAACGAAATATTGAAGCTTGTGAATCTTTACAACTCAGGCTAGATAAGCAAGAGAGCTACGCCACTACTATCGGATCACTACCGGCTGAGCTCACCGTCGAAGCCTGATCTCACGGCCGAAGCCTGTCTCCTTTTGCACGACTACTTAACTTTTCGATAATCTCAGACAAGAGTGGATTAAAAGTCAAATTTCCTCCGAGAACCTCTGAGAGAGTAAAATTTCTCTTTTCGCTATTTAGTGGCTTACCGCTAGAATAATAGGACAAAAACGCTATATATAGCGTCTAGCCAGTAGAGGACAAGGATGAAATATTTAGAAGAATGGCGTGGTAGCGGGGTGGACGCGGAGTTAATCCATCTCAATGTCACCAGTTTAGCGGGGTTATCTCCCAGTGAATACCTACTCTACTCCCAAGAATTACCGCGACGCAATGATGGCAGGGTTAGGGATAGTATTCTCAAGCGTTATGAACATACCAGTCAAGGCGGTTGGTGGTGTTCAGGAATTGACTTATTAACTGGTAATTATGACCTTTGGGGCTGTTTTAAGCCCGATTTTCCCCGTTTAAGCTTCGATAAGGCTAAACCGATTAAGTACGAACATCCCCCCCAAACCCCTACGGGAGTCTTTGCTTTGCGGGTTCCCCTGAAAATTTGGCAAAGGATAGCCCAGTCTATCAGTATTAATATTTTAACTGAAGAAGTGGATAATAAGCAAGAGGATCTCGGTTTTTGGTCTTGGGTAATCAAACATCCAGAGATACCTATTTGTCTTACGGAAGGAGCGAAAAAAGCGGGGGCATTACTAACAGCAGGTTATGTGACAATTGCCTTACCAGGGATTCACAATGGTTATCGTACTCCCAAGGACGAACTAGGTAGGAGAATCGGCAAATCTCATTTAATTCCGCAGCTAGAAAAATTAGCTAATTCCGGACGAAAGATTTATCTAGTTTTTGATCAAGAAACTAAACCAAAAACCCAACAAGCGGTTAATTTAGCTTTACAGAGAATGGGTTATCTATTCAGTCAGGCTAACTGTGAGGTAAAGGTGGTTACTTGGGATGCTGCTGATGGTAAAGGGGTGGATGATTTACTAATCAATCGAGGGGAAGATTACTTCCAACAAGTCTATCAAAAAGCTACCTCTTGGGAAATTTGGAAGGCAGCGAGTTTAAATAGTTTAACTCTCCCACCTCATCTAGAGTTAAATAGCCGTTACTTGCCAGATATTGCCATCCCTACATCAGCGCAGTTAATGGCGATTAAATCGGCTAAAGGTACGGGGAAAACTGAGTTTTTAGCCAAGATAGTTAAACAGGCTATTGCCAATCAACAAAAAGTTTTAGTTATCGGTCATCGGGTGAAACTGGTGGAGGAGTTATGTCAACGCTTTGGTTTAAACTATATCAGTCAAGTTAGGGACAATCCTGCGGCACAAATTTACGGTTATGGTTTATGTATTGACTCTCTCCATCCCCAATCACAAGCTAAATTTCAAGCGGAAGATTGGCGAGAAGCTATCATTATTATCGATGAGATCGAACAGGTTCTATGGCATGGGTTAAATGGGGATACTTGTAAAACTAATCGTGTGGCAATTTTAAAATCCCTAAAGTCCCTG contains the following coding sequences:
- a CDS encoding ABC transporter substrate-binding protein gives rise to the protein MLRKRLLIPLILSLVTFGLVVACNSGTPTSQTNPSPAENAATAAIPIGAALAQTSNLALLGQEQVIGVKMAETYFNKKGGVNGTPIKVIIQDVAGDEQGAINAINTLITQDKVVGILGPSLSQQAFAASPIADRAKVPILGPSNTAKGIPQIGEYVGRVSAPVAVVAPNAVKTALKIDPKIKKVAVFFAQNDAFSKSETETFQETLKSLNLDIVTVQKFQTTDTDFQNQATAAINIKPDLVVISGLVADGGNLVKQLRQLGYQGLIIGGNGLNTSNIFPVCQAQCDGILIAQAYNPELDNPINRDFVAAYTAENKKAPPQFTAQAFTGIQVFVEALKRVDDKNKLSTLSLEQIRQQLNQEILAGKYVTVLGDIAFTPEGEIIQDKFSVAQIKMDADGKNGKFTFVKN
- a CDS encoding PEP-CTERM sorting domain-containing protein, with the protein product MGILGTPNDSSDIAFDDLIVSTVAVPVPVPESEPLAMLGLVTVIGFGTGLRRKLAKNSQKK
- a CDS encoding IS1/IS1595 family N-terminal zinc-binding domain-containing protein translates to MSCKDSQASIFRCPKWGSCHTIKNGSTHNGKPKRKGKDCGRQFVINPSNKTVSNENKKLIVWDQ